One region of Candidatus Bathyarchaeia archaeon genomic DNA includes:
- a CDS encoding PKD domain-containing protein, with product MKKVLNSKKIARLTKIALLVALVSFASLPFQAPSVSALEHKQIHPWMCSQAASLVPSLSSMRNEIDTFIGQIRAGATHEDELDHVYSHLTHDIMGVLAIPHFWDADGGPNDPVKGLPEALEQSLERIYGEIPDEFPNAYQKASALFHYARVAYLVDNDKSMAYEYLGHVAHLIGDMIPAHVHEDFHVSYEGVNLPGGDDCYEHWIYETNAYANWYVDSPSWLLSPVRGGLVKFPETVEQNMRNGDWAAAVYYLMYTANQHADYFASDDYDGDKDDPEVWMGGYRAWPSSPVYIGDLEDNDHGYWGDTLDDDDNDRDFQLSEIAKYVMVYGIRAIATLYQIFYESVNWPQVEVTISDYSGDDEAHWRWVKLNLQYSVGAAELASDLECRFRNENEAWHDNWETISNTKPWTLSAGDDLKTVSCQVRNLMGLTNADDDTIYLRQEGAPQVFHYTLSGTGVAYYGAVVDFIVRYVKVKRTSGDGDVELYIETFVSDGRDGQGPEGHGNMYVPRHREPGPGSYYPLHPDENYGWGDGVLALNIPGGGDLWHSIPVTPGEPVRLHTRGRDDDYGPDDALGHVWLGPFTVPTDPGTYTLAEGWYENSDYGINVLIVATVALDLTQASWGPHEAAVDYGRPPTHVETAPTDSFSQWQATIHDNSAINYAMIDTGDFFDSAQPNGPYFWCWLDGQPDMVVVVLGQEQLFMTDPDGQRIGMYRHLRRFLRTLQIPIEVDLMVTDIYNEIPGASFWNIDIDDDGVEDTVFVFDSRKGGTYTFQMSRTEEATLTDRCSIAVLTRYRKHEPLQIWPTPAPRFSWLVKDTLVNAVPSAPITTVSSSFGVDLPPNANAGGPYAATESATINFDASSSNDPNRDPITYRWDFENDGTWDTDWSSSPTASHMWLDDWTGTVKVEVGARTYTDTATATATVSNVAPTANAGPDQLVAPGSEVHFSGSFTDPGVVDTHTIEWNFGDGTTATGTLTPTHAYSEAGKYTATLRITDNNGDTGTDTLTINTGVEISIDPEAAFAFLGQTATYNIVIHHLGNTEDTYNLALYGINPAWCSMPHSVTLSPDQTETVSFTISAPYTAAYGGYRFTLIATSQADPPVLGMADADLIVGSHIHPLSSMITSLREYVTSLYESGNINQYKFERIMSDLGKTEINVGDILNYLETVRPGFDDKVEGLNTLKSGVLRLEYLIKDLQNWVKYGQMPSDLANQIIQQLTAINNEMTQIAKSEAYAEKMLAVAAIQDAEARGKYAPWLWNEIAYIDQYLAQADYWLTKGWLSKAVDYYKTTFYYSQCTVKSAWHWSWNISREDWIDQLEQNQ from the coding sequence AGGTCTTCCCGAAGCTTTGGAACAATCTTTGGAACGAATATACGGTGAGATACCAGACGAATTCCCCAACGCCTACCAAAAAGCGAGCGCGTTGTTTCACTACGCTCGTGTTGCTTACTTGGTTGACAATGACAAGTCTATGGCTTACGAGTATCTGGGTCATGTGGCTCACCTCATCGGAGACATGATTCCTGCGCATGTTCATGAAGACTTCCATGTGTCTTATGAGGGCGTCAATCTGCCTGGGGGAGACGACTGCTACGAACACTGGATTTACGAGACAAATGCTTATGCCAATTGGTATGTCGACTCTCCATCGTGGCTTTTGTCTCCAGTAAGAGGTGGCTTGGTCAAGTTTCCCGAGACTGTTGAACAAAATATGCGGAATGGAGATTGGGCTGCTGCAGTGTACTATCTGATGTACACCGCAAATCAGCACGCCGACTATTTCGCTTCAGACGACTACGACGGCGACAAGGATGACCCTGAAGTCTGGATGGGCGGATATAGGGCTTGGCCATCTTCCCCCGTATATATAGGAGATCTGGAGGACAACGATCACGGATATTGGGGTGACACACTGGACGATGATGACAACGACCGTGACTTTCAACTTTCCGAGATCGCCAAGTATGTGATGGTCTACGGCATACGTGCAATTGCGACTCTCTACCAGATCTTCTATGAATCGGTCAACTGGCCTCAGGTGGAAGTGACAATCTCAGACTATAGCGGAGACGATGAAGCCCATTGGAGATGGGTTAAACTTAACCTGCAATATAGCGTGGGAGCAGCTGAACTAGCCAGCGACTTGGAGTGCAGATTCAGAAACGAAAACGAAGCTTGGCACGACAATTGGGAGACAATCTCTAACACGAAGCCTTGGACTCTTTCAGCAGGGGACGATTTGAAGACCGTCTCGTGTCAAGTCAGAAATCTGATGGGATTGACGAATGCGGACGACGATACAATTTACCTTAGGCAGGAAGGGGCGCCTCAAGTCTTCCATTACACCCTTTCTGGCACAGGCGTCGCATACTACGGGGCCGTAGTGGATTTCATCGTGAGATACGTCAAAGTCAAAAGGACCTCAGGCGACGGAGATGTGGAGCTTTACATCGAAACCTTTGTCAGCGACGGGCGAGACGGCCAAGGCCCAGAAGGACACGGCAACATGTACGTACCTCGACATCGTGAACCAGGCCCTGGAAGCTACTATCCACTGCATCCCGACGAAAACTACGGTTGGGGAGACGGCGTACTAGCCCTCAACATTCCAGGCGGCGGAGATCTCTGGCACAGCATTCCTGTCACGCCTGGAGAGCCAGTGAGGCTGCACACACGCGGACGCGACGACGACTATGGACCAGATGACGCGCTGGGTCATGTCTGGCTTGGGCCCTTCACCGTTCCCACTGACCCTGGGACATACACTCTTGCCGAAGGATGGTACGAGAACAGCGACTATGGGATAAACGTTTTAATCGTCGCAACAGTTGCGTTAGATCTCACCCAGGCATCTTGGGGACCACATGAAGCAGCTGTAGATTATGGGCGGCCTCCAACTCACGTAGAGACAGCGCCTACAGACTCGTTCTCTCAGTGGCAGGCAACAATCCACGACAATTCCGCAATAAACTATGCAATGATTGACACAGGAGACTTTTTTGACTCCGCCCAACCTAACGGCCCGTACTTCTGGTGTTGGCTTGATGGGCAACCCGACATGGTAGTGGTTGTACTAGGCCAGGAGCAGTTGTTCATGACAGACCCCGACGGTCAGAGAATCGGCATGTATAGGCATCTCCGTCGCTTTCTTAGAACTCTTCAAATACCTATCGAAGTCGACTTAATGGTCACAGATATATATAACGAAATTCCTGGAGCCAGCTTCTGGAACATTGACATAGACGACGACGGGGTCGAGGATACAGTGTTCGTCTTCGACAGCAGAAAAGGGGGAACCTACACTTTCCAAATGTCGCGGACCGAAGAAGCCACCTTGACAGACCGCTGTTCAATCGCAGTACTCACAAGATATCGTAAGCACGAGCCTTTACAAATCTGGCCTACACCCGCACCTCGGTTCTCATGGCTGGTTAAAGACACGCTGGTGAACGCAGTTCCATCAGCGCCAATAACAACCGTGTCAAGTAGTTTTGGAGTTGACCTTCCACCCAATGCTAATGCAGGAGGACCCTACGCAGCAACAGAGAGCGCAACAATCAACTTCGACGCAAGCAGCTCCAACGACCCAAACCGTGACCCAATAACGTACAGATGGGACTTCGAAAACGACGGAACATGGGACACCGACTGGTCAAGCAGTCCAACCGCGTCTCACATGTGGCTCGATGACTGGACAGGCACAGTCAAAGTTGAAGTCGGAGCCCGAACATATACCGACACCGCAACAGCCACAGCCACCGTCTCCAATGTAGCACCGACAGCTAACGCCGGACCAGACCAACTTGTGGCTCCGGGCAGTGAAGTCCACTTTAGCGGCAGCTTCACAGATCCCGGGGTGGTAGACACCCACACGATTGAATGGAACTTCGGCGACGGCACAACAGCCACTGGCACGTTGACGCCAACCCACGCATACTCTGAAGCTGGAAAATACACAGCCACCCTAAGAATCACAGACAACAACGGCGACACTGGAACAGACACATTAACAATCAACACAGGAGTAGAAATCTCCATCGACCCAGAAGCGGCTTTCGCCTTTCTAGGACAAACCGCAACCTATAACATCGTCATCCATCACCTAGGAAACACCGAAGATACATACAACCTTGCACTGTACGGAATAAATCCCGCATGGTGCTCGATGCCACATTCAGTCACACTTAGTCCAGACCAAACTGAAACGGTGTCTTTTACAATTTCAGCACCGTACACGGCAGCCTATGGTGGTTACAGATTCACCCTAATAGCAACGTCTCAAGCCGACCCCCCTGTCTTAGGCATGGCAGACGCAGACTTAATCGTTGGTTCCCACATACATCCTCTGTCAAGCATGATCACAAGTCTAAGAGAATACGTCACCTCCCTGTACGAAAGCGGAAACATAAACCAGTACAAGTTCGAACGCATAATGAGTGATCTCGGCAAAACTGAGATCAATGTTGGCGACATACTAAACTATCTCGAAACAGTCAGACCAGGATTCGATGACAAAGTCGAAGGCCTCAACACCCTAAAATCAGGCGTCCTCAGACTAGAGTATCTCATAAAGGACCTGCAAAACTGGGTTAAGTACGGCCAAATGCCCAGCGACCTCGCCAACCAGATCATTCAACAACTAACAGCCATAAACAACGAAATGACCCAAATAGCCAAGTCTGAAGCATACGCCGAAAAGATGCTCGCTGTTGCAGCGATACAAGACGCAGAGGCAAGAGGTAAATACGCGCCTTGGCTGTGGAACGAAATCGCATACATAGACCAATACCTTGCCCAAGCTGATTACTGGCTTACAAAAGGCTGGCTCTCAAAAGCCGTCGACTACTACAAAACCACCTTCTACTACTCTCAGTGCACAGTCAAAAGCGCATGGCACTGGTCATGGAACATCAGCCGCGAAGACTGGATAGACCAACTCGAACAAAATCAATAG